A stretch of the Sulfurimonas sp. HSL3-1 genome encodes the following:
- a CDS encoding NAD(P)/FAD-dependent oxidoreductase, whose translation MKPELIIVGAGLNGLLLAYLLQDSYRIILLEGRPRIGGRILTVEEAGERFDLGPTWVWPHQHHIRHLIDALGLTLFRHYDQGAFAYDAPEGVQYFRTGKNAPSYRIEGGAGMLTSSLAERLGDVDIRLETPVRTIRSDSEGVTVHTDGEALRASHCIVTLPPRLCADTIAFEPPLAAAMREKMLAIPTWMGFSSKCIVTYAEPFWRERGLSGFATSHRGPLSEVHDASTRNKGALFGFYHTRSADDSQPERVIEQLERLFGAPARDYELFRYHNWRSDPYTSVPADREPLDAHPRYGMETKASERIRFCGTETSAEEGGYLEGAVIAAMRLAKALMEA comes from the coding sequence ATGAAACCGGAACTCATTATCGTAGGAGCAGGCCTGAACGGTCTGCTGTTGGCCTATCTGCTGCAAGATAGCTACCGCATCATCCTGCTCGAAGGGCGGCCGCGCATCGGCGGCAGGATCCTCACGGTCGAGGAGGCGGGGGAGCGCTTCGACCTCGGACCAACCTGGGTGTGGCCCCACCAGCACCACATAAGGCACCTCATCGATGCCCTGGGTCTCACCCTGTTCCGCCACTATGACCAGGGCGCCTTCGCCTATGACGCGCCCGAAGGCGTGCAGTACTTCCGCACCGGGAAAAACGCCCCCTCCTACAGGATCGAAGGGGGGGCGGGTATGCTGACCTCCTCCCTGGCCGAACGCCTTGGCGACGTCGACATCAGGCTGGAAACCCCCGTGCGTACGATCCGCTCGGACAGCGAGGGGGTCACCGTGCACACCGACGGCGAGGCGCTGCGGGCCTCGCACTGCATCGTCACGCTCCCGCCGCGCCTCTGTGCCGATACCATCGCCTTCGAACCGCCGCTGGCGGCAGCGATGCGTGAAAAAATGCTCGCTATCCCGACCTGGATGGGCTTTTCGTCCAAGTGCATCGTCACCTATGCCGAACCGTTCTGGCGCGAGCGAGGGCTCAGCGGGTTCGCCACCAGCCACCGCGGCCCCCTCTCCGAAGTGCACGACGCTTCGACCCGGAACAAAGGGGCGCTTTTCGGCTTTTACCACACCCGTTCCGCCGACGACTCCCAGCCCGAACGCGTCATCGAACAGCTTGAGCGCCTATTCGGGGCGCCGGCCCGCGACTACGAACTCTTCCGCTACCACAACTGGCGCAGCGACCCCTATACCTCCGTCCCCGCCGACCGAGAACCCCTCGACGCCCATCCCCGCTACGGGATGGAAACGAAGGCTTCGGAACGCATCCGCTTCTGCGGAACAGAGACCTCCGCCGAAGAGGGCGGCTACCTCGAAGGCGCCGTCATCGCCGCGATGCGGCTGGCAAAAGCGTTGATGGAAGCTTGA
- a CDS encoding ferredoxin-thioredoxin reductase catalytic domain-containing protein has product MMQMVDMSSPEFLAELEKTKKFTDKVNAQFGWVYNPNHDVNEGVLMGLARHKILYGKRFCPCFMVLEDENGKHKSADDRICPCKPAIEQEVPEEGKCHCGIFCTPEYASSHDM; this is encoded by the coding sequence ATGATGCAGATGGTCGATATGAGTTCACCGGAGTTCCTCGCCGAACTCGAAAAAACGAAAAAATTCACCGACAAAGTCAACGCCCAGTTCGGATGGGTCTACAACCCGAATCATGACGTCAACGAGGGGGTCCTGATGGGACTGGCTCGTCACAAGATACTGTACGGAAAGCGTTTCTGCCCCTGTTTCATGGTTCTCGAAGACGAGAACGGCAAACACAAAAGTGCCGATGACCGCATCTGCCCCTGCAAACCTGCTATTGAGCAGGAAGTCCCCGAAGAGGGCAAGTGCCACTGCGGCATCTTCTGCACCCCCGAATACGCCTCTTCCCACGACATGTAA
- the recQ gene encoding DNA helicase RecQ produces the protein MPDHATDKYSVLKDRFGHNAFRPLQEEAVDAILAGRDLLMILPTGGGKSLSYQLPALLMEGTTVVISPLLALMHDQVQSLKAQGMRAEMLSSMQTAEESGEIVRRLYAGEIDFLYLSPERLNTEGMRSILSQIRLNYFVIDEAHCISEWGHEFRADYRALSQLRDFFPGIAIAAFTATATAHVREDILRLLRLNDPKVLQGQIYRNNLQITVRHRIKDGYDQLRDFLDDHKEESGIVYAFSRKSVEAVANFLQQKGYAAAAYHAGMPTEQRNAVFHDFVHDQVRIIVATIAFGMGIDKSNIRYVFHMSLPKTVENYYQEIGRAGRDGDHADVVMLFGAQDLIQQKRFVEMNEDEQYKAHLMQKLGAVHRYASAETCRHQQLAEYFGDRIAPCGTHCDNCLEPEYDRRDITTEAQMLLSAVYRTGQRFGKSYLVDVLRGSREQKVLANGHDELSVYGVGEALNKKQWLVLIDRMLEIGAVDLNAHHGLFLTQEGLAVLKGEVPVLIRADRLNVRAKTVKTAAPESFDYDTELFEALRALRFEIAQEHGVPPYVVFGDKTLKEMAASRPQSKAEMLEVGGVGEVKFERYGAQFLVLLQS, from the coding sequence ATGCCTGATCACGCTACCGATAAATATTCCGTACTGAAAGACCGTTTCGGTCACAACGCCTTCCGCCCGCTGCAGGAGGAAGCCGTTGACGCCATCCTCGCCGGACGCGACCTGCTGATGATCCTGCCCACCGGCGGCGGGAAATCGCTCTCTTACCAGCTGCCGGCGCTGCTGATGGAGGGAACGACCGTCGTCATCTCCCCGCTGCTCGCCCTCATGCACGACCAGGTCCAGAGCCTGAAAGCCCAGGGGATGCGCGCGGAGATGCTCTCCTCGATGCAGACGGCGGAGGAGAGCGGCGAGATTGTGCGCCGCCTCTACGCCGGGGAGATCGATTTCCTCTACCTCTCCCCCGAACGCCTCAACACAGAGGGGATGCGCAGCATACTTTCCCAGATCCGGCTCAACTACTTCGTCATTGACGAAGCGCACTGTATCAGCGAGTGGGGGCATGAGTTCCGCGCCGATTACCGCGCCCTGTCGCAGCTGAGGGACTTCTTTCCGGGAATTGCCATCGCTGCATTCACCGCGACGGCGACGGCGCACGTGCGCGAGGACATCCTGCGCCTGCTGCGTCTAAACGATCCCAAAGTCCTGCAGGGGCAGATCTACCGCAACAATCTCCAGATCACCGTGCGCCACCGCATCAAGGACGGGTACGACCAGCTCCGGGACTTTCTTGATGACCATAAGGAGGAGAGCGGGATCGTCTACGCCTTCTCCCGCAAGAGCGTCGAGGCTGTCGCGAACTTCCTGCAACAGAAGGGGTATGCGGCGGCGGCCTACCATGCCGGGATGCCGACGGAGCAGCGCAACGCCGTTTTTCACGACTTCGTGCACGATCAAGTCCGGATCATCGTCGCGACGATCGCCTTCGGGATGGGCATCGACAAGAGCAATATCCGCTACGTTTTTCACATGAGCCTGCCCAAGACCGTCGAGAACTACTATCAGGAGATCGGTCGGGCGGGGCGTGACGGCGACCATGCCGACGTCGTCATGCTCTTCGGGGCCCAGGACCTAATCCAGCAGAAGCGGTTCGTCGAGATGAACGAGGACGAGCAGTACAAGGCGCACCTGATGCAGAAGCTCGGCGCGGTGCACCGCTACGCTTCGGCGGAGACCTGCCGCCACCAGCAGCTCGCCGAGTATTTCGGCGACCGCATCGCGCCCTGCGGGACGCACTGCGATAACTGTCTGGAGCCCGAGTACGACAGGCGCGACATCACGACCGAGGCGCAGATGCTTCTCTCGGCCGTCTACCGTACGGGGCAGCGGTTCGGCAAGAGCTACCTTGTCGACGTCCTGCGCGGCTCGCGGGAGCAGAAGGTACTCGCCAACGGGCATGACGAACTCTCCGTCTACGGGGTCGGCGAGGCCCTGAACAAGAAGCAGTGGCTTGTGCTCATCGACCGGATGCTCGAGATCGGGGCGGTGGACCTGAACGCGCACCACGGCCTCTTTCTGACCCAGGAGGGTCTGGCCGTGCTCAAGGGCGAGGTACCGGTGCTTATCCGTGCCGACCGCCTCAACGTCCGGGCCAAGACCGTGAAAACGGCCGCGCCGGAAAGCTTCGACTACGATACGGAGCTTTTCGAGGCGCTGCGGGCCCTGCGCTTCGAGATCGCCCAGGAGCACGGGGTGCCGCCCTATGTCGTTTTCGGGGACAAAACCCTCAAGGAGATGGCGGCATCGCGGCCGCAGAGCAAGGCAGAGATGCTCGAGGTGGGCGGCGTCGGCGAGGTGAAATTCGAGCGCTACGGGGCGCAGTTTTTGGTGCTGCTGCAGAGCTGA
- the proB gene encoding glutamate 5-kinase: MKRLVIKVGTAVLTENNNIAKERMLNLVSLVAELKKKYDVVLVSSGAVAAGYSALKLDKRKQIGKKALAAAGQPILMTSYKKKFDIYDIDTAQILLTEDDFDSRKRTKMFQEIIDAHLQNDILPIVNENDITSTPDQLFGDNDQLSANVAFAIGAEQLIILSDIEGYFDKNPKEHADAQLRKKVTILTPGELLDDATPSSFFATGGIVTKLKAADFVMRRGIDMFLCNGFDLTAARNYLLDGEQTSGTLFTTE, encoded by the coding sequence ATGAAACGTTTAGTGATCAAGGTCGGGACCGCCGTCCTGACCGAAAACAATAATATCGCCAAGGAACGGATGCTCAATCTCGTCTCCCTAGTGGCCGAGTTGAAGAAAAAATATGATGTTGTTTTGGTCAGTTCCGGCGCCGTCGCGGCGGGCTACTCGGCGCTCAAACTCGATAAGCGCAAACAGATCGGGAAGAAGGCGCTGGCGGCGGCGGGGCAGCCGATTTTGATGACCAGCTACAAAAAGAAGTTCGACATCTACGACATCGACACCGCGCAGATCCTTCTGACCGAGGATGATTTCGACTCCCGTAAACGCACGAAGATGTTCCAGGAGATCATCGATGCGCATCTTCAAAACGATATTTTGCCCATCGTCAACGAGAACGACATTACGTCGACGCCCGACCAGCTTTTCGGGGACAATGACCAGCTCTCCGCCAACGTCGCCTTTGCGATCGGGGCGGAGCAGCTGATCATCCTCAGCGATATTGAGGGGTACTTTGACAAGAACCCCAAAGAGCATGCGGATGCGCAGCTGCGGAAAAAAGTGACGATCCTCACCCCCGGAGAACTGCTGGATGACGCGACACCCAGCAGTTTTTTCGCCACGGGCGGGATCGTCACCAAACTGAAAGCCGCCGATTTCGTGATGCGGCGCGGCATCGATATGTTTTTGTGTAACGGCTTCGACCTCACCGCCGCCCGCAATTATCTGCTTGACGGCGAACAGACGTCAGGGACCCTCTTTACGACGGAGTAG
- a CDS encoding DUF429 domain-containing protein: MPLTAVPFYIGIDLAWAEGNPSGVAVLDAEARLVAYCYAETVEAILDVVHAYPGCRVGVDAPMIIPNATGHRPNERAFLKTFARYGLGVHAVNTRLFEKRFKSYAGFALYEGLKAEGIGFEEGTLFEVYPHATILALFNEGNVLRYKASAPRDARLKAMTKLQTALFELLTIPNSLKTPLGTLRGKALKAEEDFLDSLVCAYTLCYAHEKRCLTFGDAACGVLLTPPPGEKGLLRRKEGP; this comes from the coding sequence ATGCCGCTGACAGCGGTACCGTTTTACATCGGCATCGACCTCGCCTGGGCTGAGGGCAACCCCAGCGGCGTCGCCGTCCTCGATGCGGAGGCGCGGCTCGTCGCTTATTGCTATGCCGAGACGGTCGAAGCGATCCTCGACGTCGTCCACGCCTATCCGGGCTGCCGCGTCGGTGTCGACGCCCCGATGATCATTCCCAACGCCACGGGCCACCGCCCCAACGAACGCGCCTTCCTCAAAACCTTTGCCCGTTACGGCCTCGGGGTCCACGCCGTCAACACGCGGCTGTTTGAAAAACGTTTTAAAAGTTATGCGGGGTTTGCCCTCTACGAAGGGCTCAAGGCGGAAGGGATCGGTTTTGAAGAGGGCACCCTTTTCGAAGTCTATCCACACGCCACCATTCTCGCCCTCTTCAACGAGGGCAACGTCCTGCGCTACAAAGCGTCCGCTCCGAGAGACGCGCGTCTAAAGGCCATGACGAAACTGCAAACGGCCCTGTTTGAACTCCTAACGATCCCAAACAGCCTTAAAACGCCTCTCGGGACGCTCAGGGGCAAAGCGCTCAAGGCCGAAGAGGATTTTCTAGACAGCCTGGTCTGCGCCTATACGCTCTGTTACGCTCATGAGAAAAGATGTCTGACATTTGGGGATGCGGCATGCGGTGTGCTGCTGACGCCGCCACCGGGGGAGAAGGGGCTACTCCGTCGTAAAGAGGGTCCCTGA
- a CDS encoding uracil-DNA glycosylase, producing MSAAVKIDTDIKRFGKHLQDAVVGADAANFYAAKRTNTQRHNLQCYLQQMRALQPTLLLVGEAPGYNGCRLTGIPFSSEALVAEGVLEGTLFTARHGYRVSKEPYTREQSAGIVWEVLQKHRTAALCWNAFCFHPHSRGDPDSNRKPTSKEIDNAAPFLRRLLALFPSVVTVVAVGNSAEEALKRLQIPHTKVRHPARGGKPAFTAGMEAVLSCR from the coding sequence ATGTCCGCAGCCGTGAAGATCGACACTGACATCAAACGCTTCGGCAAACACCTCCAGGACGCCGTCGTCGGTGCGGACGCCGCCAATTTCTACGCCGCCAAACGCACCAACACCCAGCGTCACAACCTGCAGTGCTACCTGCAGCAGATGCGCGCGCTGCAACCCACCCTGCTGCTCGTCGGGGAAGCCCCCGGCTACAACGGCTGCCGCCTGACGGGCATCCCCTTCAGCTCCGAAGCCCTCGTCGCCGAAGGCGTGCTGGAGGGCACCCTCTTTACGGCGCGGCACGGTTACCGGGTTTCCAAGGAACCCTACACCCGCGAACAGAGTGCGGGAATCGTCTGGGAGGTGCTGCAAAAGCACCGCACCGCCGCACTTTGCTGGAACGCCTTCTGTTTCCACCCCCACAGCAGAGGCGACCCTGACTCCAACCGCAAGCCGACAAGTAAAGAGATCGACAACGCGGCCCCCTTCCTGCGCCGCCTCCTTGCCCTTTTCCCCTCCGTAGTCACCGTCGTCGCCGTCGGCAACAGCGCGGAAGAGGCCCTGAAACGGCTGCAGATCCCCCATACCAAGGTCCGCCACCCCGCGCGGGGCGGCAAACCGGCTTTTACCGCCGGGATGGAAGCGGTTCTGTCATGCCGCTGA
- the mnmH gene encoding tRNA 2-selenouridine(34) synthase MnmH yields the protein MSFDLPIGSLDEIEAIKRKNLPLTDAFRSIVLENRPLIDVRAPVEFEKGAFPGAVNLPLMTDEERRLIGIRYKEAGNAEAVALGKQLVGPHKQERVRAWADFINTHPDTWLYCFRGGQRSQIAQAWLEEAGIALPRLKGGYKAFRHFLMEESERISGEADTLIISGRTGTGKTLLIHRMENAVDLEALANHRGSSFGRHITPQPAQIDFEDRLAYALIRHEAAQHHHLVIEHESHNVGRLYIPKPVYDNFLEGGLIILTATMEERVDITFDEYVAHAMDEYRIMFPEQPERHWFDDANAGIDRIRRRLGDERFRQIKQLFAGAFAEQLRSGETEQHKPWIRMLLRDYYDPMYDYQIAKSPIPVLFRGNAGEVIDYVRSREDRH from the coding sequence ATGTCGTTTGACCTCCCGATCGGCTCCCTCGACGAGATCGAGGCGATAAAACGCAAGAACCTCCCGCTCACCGATGCCTTCCGAAGCATCGTCTTGGAGAACCGCCCCCTCATCGACGTCCGCGCCCCCGTCGAGTTTGAAAAGGGCGCCTTCCCCGGTGCCGTCAACCTCCCGCTGATGACCGATGAGGAGCGCCGTCTCATCGGCATCCGCTACAAAGAGGCCGGCAACGCGGAAGCCGTGGCCCTCGGTAAACAGCTCGTCGGTCCCCACAAACAGGAGCGGGTCCGGGCCTGGGCCGACTTCATAAACACCCACCCCGACACCTGGCTCTACTGTTTCCGGGGCGGCCAGCGCTCCCAGATCGCCCAGGCGTGGCTGGAGGAGGCCGGGATCGCCCTGCCCCGTCTCAAAGGAGGGTACAAGGCGTTCCGCCACTTCCTGATGGAAGAGAGCGAACGCATCAGCGGCGAAGCCGACACCCTCATCATCAGCGGCCGTACCGGGACGGGAAAGACCCTGCTGATCCACCGGATGGAGAACGCCGTCGACCTTGAAGCGCTCGCCAACCACCGCGGCTCCTCCTTCGGGCGGCACATCACGCCGCAGCCCGCCCAGATCGATTTCGAGGACCGCCTCGCCTACGCCCTGATCCGCCACGAGGCGGCGCAGCACCACCACCTCGTCATCGAGCACGAAAGCCATAACGTCGGGCGGCTCTACATCCCAAAGCCGGTCTATGACAACTTCCTCGAAGGGGGGCTTATCATCCTTACCGCCACGATGGAAGAGCGGGTGGACATCACCTTCGACGAGTACGTCGCCCACGCCATGGATGAGTACCGGATCATGTTCCCGGAGCAGCCTGAACGGCACTGGTTCGATGACGCCAATGCGGGGATAGACCGCATCAGAAGGCGCCTCGGCGATGAGCGTTTCCGTCAGATCAAACAGCTCTTCGCCGGCGCCTTCGCCGAACAGCTCCGCAGCGGGGAGACCGAACAGCACAAACCGTGGATCAGGATGCTGCTGCGCGACTATTACGACCCCATGTATGACTACCAGATCGCCAAAAGCCCCATCCCCGTCCTCTTCCGCGGCAATGCAGGCGAGGTGATCGACTATGTCCGCAGCCGTGAAGATCGACACTGA
- the selD gene encoding selenide, water dikinase SelD: MDDIRLTQYSHGAGCGCKISPKQLDNILQSARENISYPALLVGNASNDDAAAFDLGNGTSVLSTTDFFMPIVDDPFTFGRIAATNAISDIYAMGGKPLMAISIFGWPIAKLPDEVAREVIEGGRSVCEAAGIPLAGGHSIDSPEPIFGLAVTGIVDNEHLKRNNGAEAACELFLTKPIGIGILTTAQKQGKIAPGDIDPAVEAMTTLNAIGAAIAHMEGVTAVTDVTGFGLLGHLAEMVEGSGIGAVIRFDDVPLLPKVKEYLAMECVPGGTRRNFQSYGHKIGPMTPEQQDILCDAQTSGGLLCAVRQEAVADFLALAEAEGLHLESIGETVERGTHLIDVV; encoded by the coding sequence ATGGATGACATCCGACTGACCCAATACAGCCACGGTGCCGGCTGCGGCTGCAAGATCTCCCCCAAGCAGCTCGATAATATCCTCCAGAGCGCCCGCGAAAACATCAGCTACCCCGCCCTGCTGGTGGGCAACGCCAGCAACGACGACGCGGCGGCCTTTGACCTGGGTAACGGCACTTCGGTCCTCTCCACGACGGACTTCTTCATGCCCATCGTCGACGACCCCTTCACCTTCGGGCGCATCGCCGCGACCAACGCCATCAGCGACATCTACGCCATGGGCGGCAAGCCGCTGATGGCCATCTCCATCTTCGGCTGGCCCATCGCCAAGCTGCCCGACGAGGTCGCCCGCGAGGTGATAGAAGGGGGGCGTTCCGTCTGTGAAGCGGCGGGGATCCCCCTCGCCGGCGGCCACAGCATCGACTCTCCCGAGCCCATTTTCGGCCTGGCCGTCACCGGCATTGTCGACAACGAACATCTCAAGCGCAACAACGGCGCCGAAGCGGCCTGCGAGCTCTTTTTGACCAAGCCGATCGGCATCGGCATCCTCACCACCGCGCAGAAGCAGGGCAAGATCGCGCCGGGCGATATCGACCCGGCCGTCGAGGCGATGACGACGCTCAACGCCATCGGCGCCGCCATCGCCCACATGGAGGGCGTCACCGCCGTCACCGACGTGACAGGTTTCGGGCTTCTGGGCCACCTCGCCGAGATGGTTGAGGGGAGCGGCATCGGTGCCGTCATCCGCTTTGACGACGTCCCCCTGCTGCCGAAAGTCAAGGAGTACCTCGCCATGGAGTGCGTCCCGGGCGGCACCCGCCGCAACTTCCAGAGCTACGGCCACAAGATCGGCCCGATGACCCCGGAGCAGCAGGATATCCTCTGCGACGCCCAGACCTCCGGCGGCCTGCTCTGCGCCGTGCGCCAGGAGGCCGTCGCCGATTTCCTGGCCCTCGCGGAAGCGGAGGGGCTGCACCTCGAAAGCATCGGCGAGACCGTTGAACGCGGAACGCACCTGATCGATGTCGTTTGA
- a CDS encoding haloacid dehalogenase, with translation MPNETVIDIPHYATLTLRHVVLDYNGTLALDGALTPEAAALLGPLCARYDVHVITSDTFGTVAEAVAPYGVTVKVLQSSDHTGEKAAYIWELGAPHCAAVGNGGNDAQMLKAAGLGIALVGDEGCATATLMASDIVCKQIGEALGLLLNEKRLIATLRR, from the coding sequence ATGCCGAATGAAACCGTCATTGACATCCCCCACTACGCGACATTGACCCTGCGCCACGTCGTTCTCGATTATAACGGGACGCTCGCCCTGGACGGGGCGCTGACACCGGAGGCGGCTGCGCTGCTGGGGCCGCTTTGCGCGCGTTACGACGTGCATGTGATCACCTCCGACACCTTTGGCACGGTCGCCGAAGCGGTCGCGCCCTACGGCGTCACGGTCAAGGTGCTGCAGAGCAGCGACCATACGGGGGAGAAGGCCGCCTACATCTGGGAACTCGGCGCCCCGCACTGTGCGGCGGTCGGCAACGGCGGCAACGACGCGCAGATGCTCAAAGCGGCGGGGCTCGGTATCGCCCTGGTCGGGGACGAGGGGTGCGCGACGGCGACCCTGATGGCGAGCGACATTGTCTGCAAGCAGATCGGCGAGGCGCTGGGGCTGCTGCTGAACGAGAAACGCCTGATCGCGACACTGCGCCGCTAA
- a CDS encoding mechanosensitive ion channel domain-containing protein: protein MHTLLLFLLLIGALQAADVNTTLYESSDKPALYKALRMQIDAAQAAGTLMPAQADAERTELERLRRAAAQTPADEEDPSTLLSQTSPTLEQAYEALAAAAAASVRRENAERKLRDIQSKLTFLKQTIEQLTVEEKFRLRAYQLQFAYYKVQQQNLEAKRDRLGAYGTAVAQTLAQRLKAIRCTGKELRSEMQTAETKIEKSQQRRLAAEIALEGAELEESARSERLAADLKKANADYSGQLQTKLASAAKLALCMLITKENDAFFALLDSMEADAGHLTGDARSRFRAQNAQLRSLAKAHFGVTALVVGDTLHETKALLKRAGDTLTAPLFIFNERPISILSLLKALAILVVGFFLGAFYKRWIARLARRWPDMSQMSMRLASNIGYYLIVFVAVIIAMGSLGIDMTSISLIAGALSIGVGFGLQTVVSNFIAGIILMFERTIRIGDTIEISDVLRGRVTDMRIRSTTVKTFDNIDIVVPNSSFIQNNVINWTLEDATRRIHIPFGVAYGTEVDAVKKAVLEELKESSLSYLRHDPEKQPEVWMVNMNSSSVDFELIVWVEWANRNRPSALRSDFLILIYNALNKHGIQIPFPQLDLYVKQLPKDGL from the coding sequence ATGCACACCCTTCTCCTCTTTTTACTGCTGATCGGCGCCCTTCAGGCCGCCGACGTCAACACCACCCTCTACGAGAGCAGCGACAAACCCGCCCTCTACAAAGCACTGCGCATGCAGATTGATGCGGCACAGGCGGCGGGCACCCTGATGCCTGCCCAGGCCGACGCGGAACGCACCGAACTGGAGCGCCTGCGCCGCGCGGCGGCCCAGACCCCCGCGGACGAGGAGGACCCGAGTACCCTTCTGTCGCAAACGTCCCCGACGCTGGAACAGGCCTATGAAGCCCTGGCCGCGGCGGCCGCGGCTTCGGTCCGGCGGGAGAACGCGGAACGCAAGCTGCGCGACATTCAGTCCAAGCTCACCTTTTTGAAGCAGACGATCGAACAGCTCACCGTCGAGGAAAAGTTCCGGCTGCGCGCCTACCAGCTTCAGTTCGCCTACTACAAGGTCCAGCAGCAAAACCTCGAGGCCAAACGCGACCGGCTCGGAGCGTACGGCACCGCCGTCGCGCAGACCCTCGCGCAACGCCTCAAAGCGATCCGCTGCACGGGGAAAGAGCTACGCTCGGAGATGCAAACGGCCGAAACCAAAATCGAAAAAAGCCAGCAGCGAAGGCTTGCCGCCGAAATCGCCCTGGAGGGGGCCGAACTGGAGGAGAGTGCGCGCAGCGAACGCCTCGCGGCGGACCTGAAAAAGGCCAATGCCGATTACAGCGGGCAGCTCCAGACCAAACTGGCATCGGCCGCGAAACTGGCGCTGTGCATGCTCATCACCAAGGAGAACGACGCCTTTTTCGCCCTGCTTGACAGCATGGAGGCGGACGCAGGGCACCTCACCGGGGACGCGCGCAGCCGCTTCCGCGCCCAGAACGCGCAGCTGCGCAGCCTCGCCAAGGCGCACTTCGGGGTGACGGCCCTCGTCGTCGGCGATACCCTCCACGAAACGAAAGCGCTGCTTAAACGCGCCGGCGATACCCTCACCGCCCCGCTCTTTATCTTTAACGAACGTCCCATCAGCATCCTCAGCCTCCTCAAGGCGCTGGCAATCCTGGTCGTGGGCTTCTTCCTCGGCGCGTTCTACAAACGCTGGATCGCGCGCCTGGCACGGCGCTGGCCGGACATGAGCCAGATGTCGATGCGCCTCGCGTCGAACATCGGCTACTACCTCATCGTCTTCGTCGCCGTCATCATCGCCATGGGAAGCCTCGGCATCGACATGACCTCCATCTCCCTCATCGCCGGGGCCCTCTCCATCGGGGTCGGTTTCGGGCTGCAGACGGTCGTCTCCAACTTTATCGCGGGGATCATCCTGATGTTCGAGCGTACGATCCGAATCGGGGACACCATCGAGATCAGCGACGTCCTACGCGGGCGCGTGACCGACATGCGCATCCGCTCCACGACAGTCAAGACCTTCGACAACATCGACATCGTCGTGCCCAACTCCTCTTTCATCCAGAACAACGTCATCAACTGGACCCTCGAGGACGCAACCCGGCGTATCCACATCCCCTTCGGCGTCGCCTATGGTACCGAGGTCGATGCGGTGAAGAAGGCGGTGCTCGAAGAGCTGAAAGAGAGCAGCCTCTCCTATCTCCGGCATGACCCGGAGAAACAGCCCGAAGTGTGGATGGTCAACATGAACAGCAGCAGCGTCGATTTCGAGCTGATCGTCTGGGTGGAGTGGGCCAACAGGAACCGCCCAAGCGCCCTGCGTTCGGACTTCCTTATCCTTATCTATAACGCCCTGAACAAACACGGCATCCAGATCCCCTTCCCGCAGCTCGACCTCTACGTCAAACAGCTGCCCAAAGACGGTTTGTAG
- a CDS encoding CorA family divalent cation transporter, protein MDGISVTINPLHLEDLRNEHHPSLFDENPDYDMLIVRLPVIGEEVQIVSTGFILTQAGSYRFDRERNSFVPLEGRFEGPHRVIDPLIDRLLKGFNSYLERVADMEERLYADRAETDFMTQWLGLKRDILRVERVLARTTTVLAEVTEHYEPLERFPVDHYADLHEHTDRLLRSALHQLSKLDYIYNFHNARTNEKMNRLIYLLTVISAIFLPLNLVVGFFGMNTGGLPFAQSPAGTANAVMLMVLLLLLTSAGLLLWHRHRVTQHH, encoded by the coding sequence ATGGACGGCATCAGCGTCACCATCAACCCGCTGCACCTCGAAGACCTCCGCAACGAACACCATCCCTCCCTGTTTGACGAAAATCCCGACTACGACATGCTGATCGTGCGCCTGCCGGTCATCGGCGAGGAGGTTCAGATCGTCTCGACCGGCTTTATCCTGACACAGGCGGGCAGCTACCGGTTCGACAGGGAACGCAACAGTTTCGTACCCCTTGAAGGCCGTTTCGAAGGGCCCCACCGCGTCATCGACCCGCTGATCGACCGGCTGCTCAAGGGGTTCAACAGCTACCTGGAGCGCGTCGCGGACATGGAGGAGCGGCTCTACGCCGACAGGGCCGAAACCGATTTCATGACGCAGTGGCTGGGGCTGAAACGGGACATCCTCCGGGTCGAGCGGGTCCTGGCGCGCACCACCACCGTCCTCGCGGAGGTGACGGAGCATTACGAACCCCTGGAGCGCTTCCCCGTCGACCACTATGCCGACCTGCACGAGCACACCGACCGCCTCCTGCGCTCGGCGCTGCACCAGCTCTCCAAGCTCGACTACATCTACAACTTCCACAACGCCCGCACGAACGAGAAGATGAACCGGCTGATCTATCTGCTCACCGTCATCTCGGCGATCTTCCTGCCGCTCAACCTCGTCGTCGGCTTTTTCGGGATGAATACGGGCGGGCTTCCTTTCGCCCAGAGCCCGGCGGGAACGGCCAATGCCGTCATGCTGATGGTGCTGCTGCTCCTTCTCACCTCCGCCGGGCTGCTGCTGTGGCATCGGCACCGGGTCACGCAACACCACTGA